A genomic segment from Verrucomicrobiia bacterium encodes:
- a CDS encoding (Fe-S)-binding protein encodes MTVTLFVPCFVDALFPQVGINMVHILEKLGHRVECPEEIACCGQPAFNSGYWDEARCVAEPVVKRLKDSEAVVIASGSCGAMLKVFYPQLFENKPEASAAHELSHKVWEFSDFLVKKLGVTDLGAKFPAKVTFHDGCHGLRELGIKSSPRKLLEKVQGLELVEMQDAETCCGFGGTFSAKFPMISTAMGEVKCASAKDTGADYIVSNDSSCLMHVQGLLSREGHKLKTIHLAEILGKN; translated from the coding sequence ATGACTGTGACTTTGTTTGTGCCTTGCTTCGTTGATGCGTTGTTCCCGCAGGTCGGGATCAACATGGTCCATATTTTGGAGAAGCTGGGTCATCGCGTAGAATGTCCGGAGGAGATCGCTTGTTGCGGTCAGCCAGCCTTTAACTCCGGTTATTGGGATGAGGCGCGGTGTGTGGCGGAGCCGGTGGTGAAGCGCTTGAAAGATTCGGAGGCGGTGGTGATCGCGTCGGGATCTTGCGGCGCGATGTTAAAGGTGTTTTATCCGCAGCTTTTTGAGAACAAGCCCGAGGCGTCTGCGGCGCATGAACTCTCGCACAAAGTTTGGGAGTTCTCCGATTTTCTAGTGAAGAAGCTGGGCGTGACGGATCTGGGCGCGAAGTTCCCGGCGAAGGTGACGTTCCATGATGGTTGCCACGGGTTGCGTGAACTGGGCATCAAGTCTTCTCCGCGCAAGCTGCTGGAGAAGGTGCAAGGGCTGGAGCTGGTGGAGATGCAGGATGCCGAGACGTGCTGTGGTTTCGGTGGGACGTTCTCCGCGAAATTTCCGATGATCTCCACGGCGATGGGTGAGGTGAAGTGCGCGAGTGCCAAGGATACGGGTGCGGATTACATCGTCTCGAACGACTCGAGCTGCCTGATGCATGTGCAGGGGTTGTTGAGCCGTGAAGGGCACAAGCTCAAGACCATCCATCTCGCGGAGATCCTGGGTAAGAACTGA
- a CDS encoding class I SAM-dependent methyltransferase, whose protein sequence is MEVTANPLDPVSEQLAYYCARAPEYDEWWFRLGRYDKGQEQNTQWFSEGAIVAEALHAFQPVGEVLELAGGTGIWSEQLLSHANHLTVVDGSTEMLKLNAARLHSSSVTYVAANIFEWQPTDRYDAIFFGFWLSHVPPEKFDAFWELVRKSLKPGGRFFFVDSKLASSSMAANHQLPDKDSTTHIRRLNDGRTFQIYKVFYELDELAARLKQKGWYVDLRQTQNYFLYGSGSLTQPA, encoded by the coding sequence ATGGAAGTGACTGCCAATCCTCTTGATCCCGTCAGCGAACAGCTCGCGTATTATTGCGCGCGCGCGCCAGAGTATGATGAGTGGTGGTTTCGCCTGGGCCGCTACGACAAGGGCCAGGAGCAGAACACGCAATGGTTCAGCGAAGGCGCGATCGTGGCGGAGGCGTTGCACGCGTTTCAGCCGGTTGGCGAAGTGTTGGAACTGGCGGGTGGCACGGGCATCTGGAGCGAGCAATTGCTCTCGCACGCAAATCATCTCACGGTGGTGGATGGCTCCACGGAGATGCTGAAGCTGAATGCGGCGCGGTTGCATTCCTCCAGCGTCACTTACGTGGCGGCGAACATCTTCGAGTGGCAGCCGACGGATCGTTATGATGCGATCTTCTTCGGCTTCTGGCTCTCGCACGTGCCGCCGGAGAAGTTCGATGCGTTCTGGGAATTGGTCCGCAAGAGTTTGAAACCGGGTGGACGATTTTTCTTCGTGGACTCCAAGCTGGCGAGTTCGTCCATGGCGGCGAATCATCAATTGCCGGACAAGGATTCCACGACGCATATCCGGCGCTTGAATGACGGTCGCACGTTCCAGATCTACAAGGTATTTTACGAGCTGGATGAATTGGCGGCGCGACTGAAACAAAAGGGCTGGTATGTGGACCTGCGCCAGACACAGAATTATTTTCTCTACGGCTCGGGTTCGCTCACGCAACCCGCATAA
- a CDS encoding LutB/LldF family L-lactate oxidation iron-sulfur protein, which translates to MSSHSQEFLQQADVVTKDLRHRGLIQTALRKYEVARDKKKAAFGDWQSARQAAAETKWEAINHMDQYLAEFADKLEARGTKVHWCSTADQARDIIVKIIADKKARCVIKSKAMTAEEIHLNAAMEKAGFEVVESDLGEYIVQLRKEPPYHIVFPAMHLTRDDISDLFQKELGSAPTREPEELTMIARRALRKKYIEADIGITGANFAIAETGMISLTENEGNARLTAALPKTMITLMGIEKLLPKMEDLALFLPMLATAGAGQTVTGYNTLYGGPKQPGEVDGPEEWHVVLLDNQRSILLADPEQRDSLHCIRCGACLNVCPIFRNVGGHTYGTTYSGPIGSVITPHLRGLQSWKHLSGSSSLCGACTETCPVKIDLHHHLLQNRRNASQEEPNAMEQTAYKAFGMVANSPGMWQVGKELARMFQPLHKFVLGSKLDPAKPWTATRDVQPVAQESFKEWWQKHKSAKQAK; encoded by the coding sequence ATGAGCAGTCATTCACAGGAATTTTTGCAGCAGGCAGATGTCGTCACGAAGGATCTGCGCCATCGCGGCCTTATCCAGACGGCGCTCCGCAAGTACGAGGTGGCGCGCGACAAGAAGAAGGCCGCGTTCGGTGATTGGCAATCCGCGCGCCAGGCCGCAGCCGAGACGAAGTGGGAAGCCATCAACCACATGGACCAGTATCTCGCGGAGTTCGCCGACAAGCTGGAGGCGCGCGGGACGAAGGTGCACTGGTGCAGCACGGCGGATCAGGCCCGGGATATCATCGTGAAGATCATCGCGGACAAGAAGGCGCGGTGCGTGATCAAGTCCAAGGCGATGACGGCAGAGGAGATCCACCTGAACGCCGCGATGGAGAAGGCGGGCTTCGAAGTGGTGGAGAGCGATCTGGGCGAATACATTGTGCAGCTCCGCAAAGAGCCGCCGTATCACATCGTCTTCCCCGCGATGCATCTCACGCGCGATGACATCAGCGATCTTTTCCAAAAAGAACTCGGCAGCGCGCCGACTCGCGAACCGGAAGAGCTGACGATGATCGCACGTCGGGCGCTCCGTAAGAAATACATCGAGGCAGACATCGGCATCACGGGCGCGAACTTCGCCATCGCAGAGACGGGCATGATCTCGCTCACGGAGAATGAGGGTAATGCGCGGCTCACGGCGGCCTTGCCCAAGACGATGATCACGCTCATGGGCATCGAGAAGCTGTTGCCGAAGATGGAAGACCTCGCGCTCTTCCTGCCGATGCTTGCCACAGCAGGTGCAGGCCAGACGGTGACGGGCTACAACACGCTCTACGGTGGACCGAAGCAACCCGGTGAAGTGGATGGGCCGGAGGAATGGCACGTGGTGCTGCTGGATAATCAGCGCAGCATCCTGCTCGCCGATCCGGAGCAACGCGATTCACTGCATTGCATCCGTTGTGGTGCATGTCTGAATGTGTGCCCGATCTTCCGTAACGTGGGCGGCCATACTTACGGCACCACTTACAGCGGTCCCATCGGCAGTGTCATCACGCCGCATCTGCGCGGGCTGCAGAGCTGGAAGCATCTCAGCGGTTCGTCGTCACTTTGTGGGGCTTGCACGGAGACGTGTCCGGTGAAGATCGATCTGCATCATCATCTCTTGCAGAACCGTCGCAACGCCAGCCAGGAAGAGCCGAACGCGATGGAGCAGACGGCCTACAAAGCATTTGGCATGGTGGCGAACAGCCCTGGCATGTGGCAAGTGGGCAAGGAACTCGCGCGCATGTTCCAGCCGCTGCACAAGTTCGTGCTGGGCAGCAAACTCGATCCTGCCAAACCATGGACCGCGACGCGCGATGTGCAACCGGTGGCGCAGGAGAGTTTCAAAGAATGGTGGCAGAAGCATAAGTCCGCGAAGCAAGCGAAGTAA
- a CDS encoding lactate utilization protein produces MTEREKILGRIREALTLSAPHPGTHGGHEPAQTFTGRPVHSAQPWLPQGGETAEEQLERFRAASLDLKTDFRDGADEASAMAILKEIAQVEGWKKVAAHRSTLTDKATQALALPVLRTDSGYDKHEMEACDVGITECDVLVAQTGSLIVTSRSSGGRALSVLPPHHVVIARREQLVRDLSAAFALIQQKYADNYPSMISLVTGPSRTGDIERILVLGAHGPKKLTVILW; encoded by the coding sequence ATGACTGAGCGCGAAAAGATTTTAGGCCGTATCCGCGAGGCGTTGACACTGAGCGCGCCGCATCCGGGCACGCATGGTGGGCATGAACCGGCGCAGACCTTCACGGGTCGCCCGGTGCATTCCGCGCAGCCGTGGTTGCCACAAGGCGGCGAGACGGCGGAAGAGCAGCTTGAACGTTTCCGTGCGGCTTCGCTCGATCTCAAAACTGATTTCCGCGATGGAGCGGATGAAGCATCGGCCATGGCTATCTTGAAAGAGATCGCGCAGGTGGAAGGCTGGAAGAAGGTTGCCGCTCATCGCAGCACCTTGACGGACAAGGCGACGCAAGCGCTGGCTCTGCCGGTGCTGCGCACGGACAGCGGTTACGACAAGCATGAGATGGAAGCGTGCGATGTAGGCATCACGGAGTGTGATGTCCTCGTAGCGCAGACGGGCAGCCTCATCGTGACGAGCCGCAGTTCCGGTGGGCGTGCGCTTAGCGTGCTGCCACCGCATCATGTGGTGATCGCTCGGCGCGAACAGCTTGTGCGCGATCTCTCCGCGGCATTTGCACTCATTCAGCAGAAGTATGCGGATAATTATCCCAGCATGATTTCGCTCGTCACCGGGCCGAGCCGCACGGGAGATATTGAGCGTATCCTCGTGCTCGGCGCGCATGGGCCGAAGAAGCTCACGGTGATCTTGTGGTAA
- a CDS encoding DUF1501 domain-containing protein, protein MNCQSHLYRGQDPREVSRRWFLQQCGVGLGAIALNQLMSPAANAMSKADATNPLAVRAPHYAAKAKRVIYLFMAGAPSHLELFDNKPQLAKFDGTLPPAELLKGYRSAFINPQSKLLGPKFKFAKYGRSGAELSELLPYTAKIADEIAIVKSMVTDAFNHAPGQIMMNTGSQQFGRPSFGAWSCYGLGSEANDLPGFVVFSSGDKGPSGGSSNFGSGFLPSVYQGVQFRNSGEPVLYLSNPKGVDESLQRESLDTLNKLNGMRLNVTGDPEIATRINSFEMAYRMQASAPDVVDISKEPQHILDMYGAEPGKASFANNCLLARRLIERGVRFVEIFHEAWDQHGNLVNGLKKNCKNTDQASAALVMDLKQRGLLEDTLVIWGGEFGRTPMVQGGNDGRDHHPNAFTMWMAGGGIKPGITLGESDELGFNATVDKVHVHDLHATLQHLMGFDHKKLTYRFQGRDFRLTDVHGEIVTKLLA, encoded by the coding sequence ATGAACTGCCAGTCTCATCTTTATCGCGGACAGGATCCGAGAGAGGTCAGCCGCCGTTGGTTTCTGCAACAGTGTGGTGTGGGCTTGGGTGCGATCGCACTGAATCAGCTCATGTCGCCCGCTGCGAACGCGATGAGCAAAGCGGACGCAACGAACCCGCTCGCCGTCCGCGCTCCGCATTACGCCGCGAAAGCCAAGCGTGTCATCTACCTCTTCATGGCCGGCGCGCCGAGTCATCTCGAATTGTTCGATAACAAACCACAGCTCGCGAAGTTTGATGGCACATTGCCGCCCGCAGAACTGCTGAAGGGTTATCGTTCCGCGTTCATCAATCCGCAGTCGAAGTTGTTGGGACCGAAATTTAAGTTCGCGAAATACGGTCGTAGTGGCGCCGAGCTTTCTGAATTGCTGCCTTACACGGCGAAGATCGCGGATGAGATCGCGATCGTGAAATCCATGGTCACGGATGCGTTCAATCACGCGCCCGGCCAGATCATGATGAACACGGGTTCGCAGCAGTTTGGTCGCCCGAGCTTTGGCGCGTGGTCTTGCTACGGCCTCGGCAGTGAGGCGAATGATCTGCCGGGCTTCGTGGTGTTCAGCTCGGGTGATAAAGGCCCGAGCGGCGGCAGCTCGAACTTCGGCAGCGGCTTTCTCCCCAGCGTCTATCAGGGCGTGCAATTCCGGAACAGCGGCGAGCCCGTCCTCTATCTCAGCAATCCGAAGGGTGTGGATGAATCGCTCCAGCGCGAGTCCCTCGATACGCTGAACAAGCTGAACGGCATGCGTCTGAATGTGACGGGTGATCCGGAGATCGCCACGCGCATCAACTCCTTCGAGATGGCGTATCGCATGCAGGCGAGCGCGCCCGATGTGGTGGACATCTCGAAAGAACCGCAGCACATCCTCGATATGTATGGCGCGGAGCCGGGCAAGGCCTCCTTCGCGAACAATTGCTTGCTCGCGCGTCGCCTCATCGAGCGCGGCGTGCGTTTCGTGGAGATCTTTCACGAAGCTTGGGATCAGCACGGCAACTTGGTCAACGGCCTGAAGAAGAATTGCAAGAACACCGATCAAGCTAGCGCCGCCCTTGTGATGGACCTCAAGCAACGTGGCCTCTTGGAAGACACGCTCGTCATCTGGGGCGGTGAATTCGGTCGCACACCGATGGTGCAAGGTGGCAACGATGGTCGCGACCACCACCCGAACGCGTTCACCATGTGGATGGCTGGTGGTGGCATCAAGCCCGGCATCACACTCGGCGAATCCGATGAACTCGGCTTCAACGCCACCGTGGATAAAGTCCACGTGCATGATCTCCACGCGACCTTGCAGCATCTGATGGGCTTCGATCACAAGAAACTCACCTACCGCTTCCAAGGCCGCGATTTCCGCCTCACCGATGTGCATGGGGAGATCGTGACGAAGCTGCTGGCGTAG